The Amycolatopsis mongoliensis genome includes a window with the following:
- a CDS encoding heavy metal-binding domain-containing protein → MPEWDGRGLPPVARARVERYAASGLKTSLLSVPGAVGAEVAGFTPIGEVMGCVVQQVGWTGPGSWAADQVKLLSGMLRQGYATALDRLGQEATALGADGVLGITVTITALDDVMQEFTALGTAVRAETGRRPRRLFTTDLPGQDVGKLMQAGWVPARMAVGVAGRALFDYTMQYQINPLAGNTEVDAPTKVVTEVRAAARAEFARAIRDCGADGGIVSGMTLRMWPVQQIAAAGIATVTGTAIARFHEGPAAPTSALKILPLNRS, encoded by the coding sequence GTGCCCGAGTGGGACGGTCGTGGCCTGCCGCCCGTCGCGCGGGCCCGCGTCGAGCGCTACGCCGCGTCCGGGCTGAAGACGTCCTTGCTCAGCGTGCCCGGCGCCGTCGGCGCCGAAGTGGCCGGCTTCACCCCCATCGGCGAGGTCATGGGCTGCGTCGTGCAGCAGGTCGGCTGGACCGGGCCGGGCTCGTGGGCCGCCGACCAGGTCAAGCTGCTCTCCGGGATGCTGCGCCAGGGCTACGCGACCGCGCTCGACCGGCTCGGGCAGGAGGCGACCGCGCTCGGCGCCGACGGTGTCCTCGGCATCACGGTCACGATCACCGCGCTCGACGACGTGATGCAGGAGTTCACCGCCCTCGGCACGGCGGTCCGCGCCGAAACCGGCCGGCGGCCGCGGCGGCTGTTCACCACCGACCTGCCGGGCCAGGACGTCGGCAAGCTGATGCAGGCCGGCTGGGTGCCGGCGCGGATGGCGGTCGGCGTCGCCGGCCGTGCCCTGTTCGACTACACCATGCAGTACCAGATCAACCCGCTGGCCGGGAACACCGAAGTCGACGCGCCGACGAAGGTCGTCACCGAAGTCCGTGCCGCGGCGCGGGCGGAGTTCGCCCGCGCGATCCGCGACTGCGGCGCCGACGGCGGCATCGTCTCGGGCATGACGCTGCGGATGTGGCCGGTGCAGCAGATCGCGGCGGCCGGCATCGCGACCGTCACCGGCACCGCGATCGCCCGGTTCCACGAAGGCCCCGCCGCGCCGACCAGCGCGCTCAAGATCCTGCCCTTGAACCGTTCCTGA
- a CDS encoding 6-phospho-beta-glucosidase, which translates to MRLAILGGGGFRVPLVHGALLADGGVTELVLHDVEPGRLAAVERVLAEQAAGVPDAPRVRTTTGLADALSDVDFVFSAIRVGGLRGRRLDEQIAHAEGVLGQETVGAGGIAYGLRTVPVAVDLARKIAELAPEAWVINFTNPAGMVTEAMAAHLGGRVLGICDSPVGLCRRVARALGIDPATAWFDYAGLNHLGWLRAVRVGGEDVLPKLLADTGALESFEEGKLFGADWLRALGALPNEYLHYYYFAREATSPQSRGAQLLEQQRGFYAEPSLAAWERTRLEREATYMAETREGERDDLEGGGYEKVALALMRAIAYGERTTLILNVRNGSVLPGVPADAVVEVPCVVDANGARPLATGPLPDHALGLVTAVKAVERATIEAATTGSREAALRAFALHPLVDSVSVARRLLDAYAAAHPELAYLA; encoded by the coding sequence ATGAGGCTGGCGATCCTGGGCGGTGGCGGCTTCCGCGTGCCGCTGGTGCACGGTGCGCTGCTGGCGGACGGCGGGGTCACCGAGCTGGTCCTGCACGACGTCGAGCCGGGGCGGCTCGCGGCGGTGGAACGAGTTCTCGCCGAGCAGGCCGCGGGCGTCCCGGACGCGCCGCGGGTGCGGACCACCACCGGGCTGGCCGACGCACTGTCCGATGTGGACTTCGTGTTCTCCGCCATCCGCGTCGGCGGGCTGCGCGGCCGTCGGCTCGATGAGCAGATCGCGCACGCGGAAGGCGTGCTGGGCCAGGAGACCGTCGGCGCCGGGGGGATCGCCTACGGGTTGCGGACCGTCCCGGTCGCCGTCGACCTCGCGCGGAAGATCGCCGAGCTGGCCCCGGAAGCGTGGGTCATCAACTTCACCAACCCCGCCGGGATGGTCACCGAGGCGATGGCCGCGCACCTCGGCGGCCGGGTGCTCGGCATCTGCGACTCGCCGGTGGGGCTGTGCCGCCGCGTCGCGCGGGCCCTCGGCATCGACCCGGCGACGGCGTGGTTCGACTACGCCGGCCTCAACCACCTCGGCTGGCTCCGCGCGGTCCGCGTCGGCGGCGAGGACGTCCTGCCGAAGCTGCTCGCCGACACCGGCGCGCTGGAGTCGTTCGAGGAGGGGAAACTCTTCGGCGCGGACTGGCTGCGTGCCCTCGGTGCCCTGCCCAACGAGTACCTGCACTATTACTACTTCGCGCGCGAGGCCACGAGCCCGCAGTCGCGCGGGGCCCAGCTGCTGGAGCAGCAACGCGGCTTCTACGCGGAACCTTCACTGGCCGCGTGGGAACGCACGCGCTTGGAGCGCGAAGCGACGTACATGGCCGAGACGCGCGAAGGCGAGCGTGACGATCTCGAAGGCGGCGGCTACGAGAAGGTCGCGCTGGCGTTGATGCGCGCCATCGCGTACGGCGAACGCACGACGCTGATCCTCAACGTCCGCAACGGATCCGTGCTCCCCGGCGTGCCCGCGGACGCGGTCGTAGAGGTCCCGTGCGTCGTCGACGCGAATGGCGCCCGGCCGCTGGCCACCGGGCCGTTGCCCGACCACGCGCTGGGCCTGGTGACGGCGGTCAAGGCTGTCGAGCGGGCAACGATCGAAGCGGCGACGACGGGTTCGCGCGAGGCGGCACTACGGGCGTTCGCGCTGCACCCGCTGGTCGACTCGGTCTCCGTGGCGCGGCGGCTGCTCGACGCCTACGCCGCCGCGCACCCGGAACTCGCTTACCTGGCTTAG
- a CDS encoding alpha/beta fold hydrolase: MVAVYHRFATVAGRRLFYREAGPADAPTIVLLHGFPTSSHMYRHLIPALADRYHVVAPDYLGAGASDAPSVDEFTYTFDALAELTLGLLDQIGLDRFALYIQDFGAPVGLRIAAGNPERVTAIVTQNGNAYVDGLGAGLPQKLAAGTLTEEDLRGMVSLEATQAQYLDGAPDPELVSPDVWVHDQALLDRPGGAEIQMALLADYHHNIDLYPKFHEYFRTSRVPLLAVWGGNDEIFVADGARAYARDLPDAEIHLLDSGHFALETHLAVIAGRVRGFLGRVVG, from the coding sequence ATGGTCGCCGTGTACCACCGCTTTGCCACCGTCGCCGGGCGCCGGCTGTTCTACCGGGAGGCCGGGCCCGCCGACGCGCCCACGATCGTGCTGCTGCACGGGTTTCCGACGAGCTCGCACATGTACCGGCACCTCATCCCGGCGCTGGCCGACCGCTACCACGTCGTCGCGCCCGACTACCTGGGTGCGGGCGCGTCCGACGCGCCGTCGGTCGACGAGTTCACCTACACCTTCGACGCCCTCGCCGAGCTCACCCTCGGCCTGCTCGACCAGATCGGCCTGGACCGCTTCGCGCTCTACATCCAGGACTTCGGTGCCCCGGTCGGCCTGCGCATCGCGGCCGGGAACCCGGAGCGGGTCACCGCGATCGTCACGCAGAACGGCAACGCCTACGTCGACGGCTTGGGCGCCGGGCTGCCGCAGAAGCTAGCGGCCGGCACGCTGACCGAGGAGGACCTGCGCGGCATGGTCAGCCTCGAAGCCACCCAGGCGCAGTACCTCGACGGCGCGCCCGACCCGGAGCTGGTCAGCCCGGACGTCTGGGTCCACGACCAGGCCCTGCTCGACCGGCCCGGCGGCGCCGAAATCCAGATGGCGCTGCTCGCGGACTACCACCACAACATCGACCTGTACCCGAAGTTCCACGAGTACTTCCGGACCAGCCGGGTACCGCTGCTGGCCGTCTGGGGAGGCAACGACGAAATCTTCGTCGCCGACGGCGCCCGCGCCTACGCCCGCGACCTGCCCGACGCCGAGATCCACCTGCTCGACTCGGGCCACTTCGCGCTCGAAACGCACTTGGCCGTCATCGCCGGCCGCGTCCGCGGGTTCCTGGGCCGGGTGGTGGGCTGA
- a CDS encoding oxidoreductase: MSRTWLITGSSRGFGRELARVALEDGDRVVATARRPEQLKDLVAEHGDQVRVFALDVTDPAAAREAVAFAVREFGGLDVVANNAGYANSAPIEDMAEDDFRAQVEANFFGVVNVTRAALPVFREQGSGHFLQFSSVGGRVGGSPGLGAYQAAKFAVEGFSEVLNAEVKPFGVKVTIVEPGAFRTDWQGVSMERAPVRPEYDASVGEMHRLRDATDGKQAGDPARGARILADVVRLDAPPLRLLLGADAVEAVRRSDRARGAEVEEWAEVSRSAVFATE, translated from the coding sequence ATGAGCAGGACTTGGCTGATCACCGGCAGCTCCCGTGGCTTCGGGCGGGAGCTGGCCAGGGTCGCGCTCGAGGACGGCGACCGGGTGGTCGCCACCGCGCGCCGGCCGGAACAGCTGAAGGATCTGGTGGCCGAGCACGGTGACCAGGTCCGCGTGTTCGCGCTGGATGTGACCGACCCCGCGGCCGCGCGGGAGGCCGTGGCCTTCGCGGTGCGCGAGTTCGGCGGGCTCGACGTCGTGGCCAACAACGCCGGTTACGCGAACAGCGCACCGATCGAGGACATGGCGGAGGACGACTTCCGGGCGCAGGTGGAGGCCAACTTCTTCGGCGTCGTCAACGTCACGCGCGCGGCGCTGCCGGTGTTCCGCGAGCAGGGCTCGGGCCACTTCCTGCAGTTCTCGTCGGTCGGCGGCCGGGTCGGCGGGTCGCCGGGCCTGGGTGCCTACCAGGCGGCGAAGTTCGCGGTGGAGGGGTTTTCCGAGGTGCTCAACGCGGAGGTGAAGCCGTTCGGCGTCAAGGTCACGATCGTCGAGCCGGGCGCGTTCCGCACGGACTGGCAGGGCGTCTCGATGGAGCGCGCACCGGTCCGCCCGGAGTACGACGCCTCGGTGGGGGAGATGCACCGCCTCCGCGACGCGACCGACGGCAAGCAGGCGGGCGACCCGGCCCGGGGAGCCCGCATCCTCGCCGACGTGGTCCGGTTGGACGCGCCGCCACTGCGCCTGCTGCTCGGCGCGGACGCGGTCGAGGCGGTCCGGCGGTCGGATCGTGCGCGTGGAGCCGAGGTGGAGGAGTGGGCCGAGGTGAGCCGATCGGCGGTGTTCGCCACGGAGTGA
- a CDS encoding DeoR/GlpR family DNA-binding transcription regulator — translation MLPQRRHELILRALRAEGPAPVGVLAERLGVSQATVRRDLVQLDREGRLTRVYGGAMAADDEPFARVAAERADDKDAVARRAAGLVADGDTVLLDIGTTAHRLARHLRDRALTVITSSLAVYAELKDADDVQLVLLGGVVRRSYHSMVGFLTEDALRQVHADTVFLGTSGVRGDGHVMDSTVVEVPVKRAMVAAGDRVVLLADAGKFPGTGLARVCGPDALDVVVTSPGADEPTCSALREAGVEVLR, via the coding sequence ATGCTGCCCCAGCGTCGCCACGAGCTGATCCTGCGGGCTCTCCGTGCGGAGGGCCCGGCGCCGGTCGGCGTGCTGGCCGAGCGGCTCGGCGTCAGCCAGGCCACCGTGCGCCGCGACCTGGTGCAGCTCGACCGCGAAGGCCGGCTGACCCGCGTCTACGGCGGGGCGATGGCCGCCGACGACGAGCCGTTCGCGCGCGTGGCCGCCGAGCGGGCCGACGACAAGGACGCCGTCGCCCGGCGCGCGGCCGGACTGGTCGCCGACGGCGACACCGTGCTCCTCGACATCGGCACCACCGCGCACCGGCTGGCGCGGCACCTGCGCGACCGCGCGCTGACCGTGATCACCAGCAGCCTCGCCGTCTACGCCGAGCTGAAGGACGCCGACGACGTGCAGCTCGTCCTCCTCGGCGGCGTGGTCCGGCGCAGCTATCACTCGATGGTGGGATTCCTGACCGAGGACGCGCTGCGCCAGGTGCACGCCGACACCGTCTTCCTCGGCACCAGCGGCGTCCGCGGCGACGGCCACGTCATGGACTCGACGGTCGTCGAGGTGCCGGTCAAGCGCGCGATGGTCGCCGCGGGCGACCGGGTGGTGCTGCTCGCCGACGCCGGCAAGTTCCCCGGCACCGGGCTGGCCCGGGTCTGCGGGCCGGACGCGCTCGACGTCGTCGTCACGAGCCCCGGAGCCGACGAGCCGACCTGCTCGGCCCTGCGCGAGGCGGGCGTCGAGGTGCTGCGATGA
- a CDS encoding SDR family NAD(P)-dependent oxidoreductase, translating to MPKVIAVLGAGPGLGLSIARRFGREGFTTALVSRTETRHASYRESLAGIPTHTYAADVTDPDRLEAVLARITAEAGELDTVYFGPADIAGPGPVPLTTAGADTVRAAFDAIVSPAVRLVETVLPGMLERGSGSLLFAGGLSGKYPMPMLGSLAPASAALRMFVLTLNAALRETGVYAGTLTIGGLIERGDIHREFTEQDHGFAVGTLDPDDIAGKAWSLYAERGDAEAEFTAMATV from the coding sequence TTGCCGAAAGTCATCGCCGTCCTGGGTGCGGGGCCCGGGCTCGGCCTGTCGATCGCCCGTCGCTTCGGCCGCGAAGGCTTCACGACGGCGCTGGTTTCGCGCACCGAAACCCGGCACGCGAGCTACCGGGAGTCCCTGGCCGGGATTCCCACGCACACCTACGCGGCGGACGTGACCGACCCTGATCGACTGGAAGCGGTTCTGGCGCGCATCACGGCCGAAGCCGGCGAGCTCGACACGGTGTACTTCGGCCCGGCGGACATCGCCGGACCCGGTCCCGTCCCCCTCACGACGGCCGGCGCGGACACCGTGCGCGCCGCGTTCGACGCGATCGTTTCCCCGGCGGTCCGGCTGGTCGAGACGGTGCTGCCGGGCATGCTGGAGCGCGGCTCGGGTTCGCTGCTGTTCGCCGGCGGCCTGAGCGGCAAGTACCCGATGCCGATGCTCGGCAGCCTGGCGCCGGCGTCGGCGGCGTTGCGCATGTTCGTCCTGACGCTGAACGCGGCCCTGCGCGAAACCGGTGTCTACGCGGGCACGCTGACGATCGGCGGTCTCATCGAGCGCGGCGACATCCACCGCGAGTTCACCGAGCAGGACCACGGCTTCGCGGTGGGCACCCTCGATCCCGACGACATCGCCGGCAAGGCGTGGTCGCTGTACGCCGAGCGCGGCGACGCGGAAGCGGAGTTCACCGCGATGGCCACGGTCTGA
- a CDS encoding VOC family protein — MEWTLEVVVVPVSDVDRAKAFYADQLGFTLDHDIAVGENGRIVQLTPPGSGCSVVIGKEAVADMPPGSLKGLQLVVKDLPKAHAMLLERGVDAGDIEVYGMGAWDGKADLDNVGFVHFADPDGNGWTVQQISSRR; from the coding sequence ATGGAGTGGACGCTCGAAGTGGTCGTGGTGCCGGTGTCCGATGTGGACCGCGCGAAGGCCTTCTACGCCGACCAGCTGGGGTTCACGCTCGACCACGACATCGCGGTCGGCGAGAACGGCCGGATCGTCCAGCTGACCCCGCCGGGCTCGGGTTGCTCGGTCGTGATCGGCAAGGAGGCCGTGGCGGACATGCCACCGGGCTCGCTCAAGGGGCTGCAGCTCGTGGTCAAGGACCTGCCGAAGGCGCACGCGATGCTGCTCGAGCGAGGCGTCGACGCGGGCGACATCGAGGTCTACGGCATGGGCGCCTGGGACGGGAAGGCCGACCTGGACAACGTCGGCTTCGTGCACTTCGCCGATCCGGACGGCAACGGCTGGACGGTGCAGCAGATCTCGTCGCGCCGGTGA
- a CDS encoding TetR/AcrR family transcriptional regulator — MRDAAETKRRLLAAATEEFAERGIAGARVDRIADTAGCNKAMLYKYFGNKDRLFDTVFGESVGNFVIDVPVDADDLPGYAGKLFDRYEERPETLRLAVWHRLERPEGKWVTEIVLANEIRLATLQRAQDEGRLSKHYTPLELLVLIQSISTAWATTNSELGVRTTIPSAQRRRLVVDAVRRLIAEH; from the coding sequence ATGAGAGATGCCGCGGAGACGAAGCGGCGACTGCTCGCCGCCGCCACGGAGGAGTTCGCGGAACGGGGCATCGCAGGCGCCCGCGTGGACCGGATCGCGGACACCGCCGGATGCAACAAGGCGATGCTCTACAAGTACTTCGGCAACAAGGACAGGCTGTTCGACACGGTGTTCGGCGAGTCGGTCGGCAACTTCGTCATCGACGTCCCGGTCGACGCCGACGACCTGCCGGGCTACGCCGGGAAACTCTTCGACCGGTACGAAGAGCGACCGGAGACGCTGCGGCTGGCGGTCTGGCACCGGCTGGAGCGGCCCGAAGGCAAGTGGGTCACCGAAATCGTGCTGGCCAACGAAATCCGGCTCGCCACCCTGCAGCGAGCACAAGACGAAGGGAGACTGTCCAAGCACTACACACCCTTGGAACTGCTGGTGCTGATCCAGTCGATTTCGACGGCGTGGGCGACGACCAATTCGGAGCTCGGCGTGCGCACCACCATCCCCAGCGCGCAACGGCGGCGGCTCGTGGTCGACGCGGTCCGGCGGCTGATCGCGGAACACTGA
- a CDS encoding heavy metal-binding domain-containing protein, whose translation MHPRAGRYTASGLRTSLLSVPGVVGAEAVGLRPIGEVMGCVVEHADDLAASMRRGYATALDRLRAEASALGADGVLAIGCTVTRVSATVREFVVLGTAVRASRGKRPPQPFTTGLPGPDVAKLMLAGWVPVTLAIGIDDGTAYDLAMTGRPGEEATVPTELVTRVRAAARAEFLASVHRSGADGGLVTSTTLRAWALGHTGAAAVASVFGTAVARFGAGPVPTASLPVLPLDGNPPGVGR comes from the coding sequence GTGCACCCGCGCGCCGGCCGCTACACGGCGTCGGGGCTGCGGACGTCGCTGCTGTCGGTGCCGGGCGTGGTCGGCGCCGAAGCGGTGGGGCTGCGGCCGATCGGCGAGGTGATGGGCTGCGTGGTCGAGCACGCCGACGACCTGGCCGCGAGCATGCGGCGCGGTTACGCGACGGCGCTGGACCGGCTGCGCGCGGAGGCGTCGGCGCTGGGCGCGGACGGCGTGCTGGCGATCGGCTGCACGGTGACCCGGGTGAGCGCGACGGTCCGCGAGTTCGTCGTCCTGGGCACGGCGGTGCGTGCTTCCCGCGGGAAGCGGCCGCCGCAGCCGTTCACGACCGGGCTGCCGGGTCCGGACGTGGCGAAGCTGATGCTGGCGGGCTGGGTCCCGGTGACGCTGGCGATCGGCATCGACGACGGGACGGCGTACGACCTCGCCATGACGGGCCGGCCGGGCGAGGAAGCCACGGTGCCGACGGAGCTGGTGACGCGGGTCCGGGCGGCGGCGCGAGCGGAGTTCCTGGCGTCGGTGCACCGGTCGGGCGCGGACGGCGGCCTGGTGACGTCGACGACGTTGCGGGCGTGGGCACTGGGCCACACGGGAGCCGCGGCGGTGGCGAGCGTGTTCGGCACGGCGGTGGCCCGGTTCGGTGCGGGTCCCGTGCCGACGGCGTCGCTCCCGGTCCTGCCGCTGGACGGGAACCCACCGGGGGTGGGGCGCTGA
- a CDS encoding CGNR zinc finger domain-containing protein, with protein MKDEFREANVVTAAPGEERSPALALVNTRRLGAGGEIDDLAEPPATAEWLRRHELPAASFGADDLRRVTDLRAAVRELLAALAENRAPDPAAVETVNAAARSDAAAPQLTWPSGPRREWRSTSPGSVEEALAALARDAIDVVTGDLAHLVRPCEAHGCVRFFFREHARRRWCSTTCGDRVRAARHQRLVVEQRESSRGAG; from the coding sequence ATGAAGGACGAGTTTCGGGAGGCGAACGTGGTCACTGCGGCACCCGGCGAGGAACGCTCGCCCGCACTGGCGCTGGTCAACACCCGCCGGCTCGGCGCGGGCGGCGAGATCGACGACCTGGCCGAGCCACCCGCCACCGCCGAGTGGCTGCGCCGGCACGAGCTCCCGGCCGCCTCGTTCGGCGCGGACGACCTGCGCCGCGTCACGGACCTCCGCGCGGCCGTCCGCGAACTGCTGGCCGCACTGGCGGAGAACCGCGCCCCGGACCCGGCCGCGGTGGAGACGGTGAACGCGGCCGCCCGCTCCGACGCTGCCGCACCCCAGCTCACGTGGCCGTCGGGGCCACGCCGCGAGTGGCGCAGCACCAGCCCGGGCAGCGTGGAGGAGGCCTTGGCAGCACTGGCCCGCGACGCGATCGACGTGGTCACCGGCGACCTCGCCCACCTGGTGCGCCCTTGCGAGGCCCACGGCTGCGTGCGGTTCTTCTTCCGCGAGCACGCCCGCCGCCGCTGGTGCTCGACAACCTGCGGCGACCGAGTGCGCGCGGCCCGGCACCAGCGGCTGGTGGTCGAGCAACGGGAATCGTCCCGGGGCGCGGGCTGA
- a CDS encoding carbohydrate kinase family protein, with translation MPAESAPDIDVFLSGLLFFDLVFTGLERPPEPGTEVWTGGMGSGPGGIANFAVALSRLGLRTSLAAAFGTDVYGRYCWDVLSRQEHIDLSRSRRFPEWHSPVTVSLAYAGDRAMVTHGHPPPVPVAELAGSPPPSRATVAHIGLDTADWVHTAHQAGSLVFADVGWDPSEAWSAALLDQLACCHAFLPNDVEAMRYTRTDTPEAALAKLADLVPVAVITRGAAGVLAVDGTTGETADIPALPVNVLDATGAGDVFGAGFVAATLTGWPLADRLRFAGLTAGLSVQHFGGALAAPGWHEIAEWHVRNRRPDYEFLEDVLPAETIAETSRRGPVTLGFGDDGWR, from the coding sequence GTGCCGGCCGAGTCCGCACCCGACATCGATGTCTTCCTGTCCGGTCTGCTGTTCTTCGACCTGGTGTTCACCGGGCTCGAACGACCGCCGGAGCCCGGCACGGAAGTGTGGACGGGCGGCATGGGCTCGGGGCCGGGCGGCATCGCGAACTTCGCGGTGGCGCTGAGCCGCCTCGGCCTGCGGACGTCGCTGGCGGCCGCGTTCGGCACCGACGTCTACGGGCGCTACTGCTGGGATGTGCTGTCTCGGCAGGAGCACATCGACCTGTCGCGCTCGCGGCGGTTCCCGGAGTGGCACTCCCCCGTCACCGTCTCGCTGGCCTACGCCGGCGACCGGGCGATGGTCACCCACGGCCACCCGCCGCCCGTCCCGGTCGCCGAGCTGGCCGGCTCCCCGCCGCCGAGCCGCGCGACCGTCGCGCACATCGGCCTCGACACGGCCGACTGGGTCCACACCGCGCACCAGGCGGGCAGTCTCGTCTTCGCCGACGTCGGCTGGGACCCGTCGGAAGCGTGGTCGGCGGCGCTGCTCGACCAGCTGGCGTGCTGCCACGCGTTCCTGCCCAACGACGTCGAAGCGATGCGCTACACCCGCACCGACACCCCGGAAGCGGCGCTGGCCAAGCTCGCCGACCTGGTCCCGGTCGCGGTCATCACCCGCGGCGCCGCGGGCGTGCTCGCCGTCGACGGCACCACGGGCGAGACGGCGGACATCCCGGCGCTGCCGGTGAACGTGCTCGACGCGACCGGCGCGGGCGACGTCTTCGGCGCCGGGTTCGTCGCGGCGACCCTGACGGGCTGGCCGCTGGCGGACCGGCTCCGGTTCGCGGGCCTCACGGCCGGCCTGTCGGTCCAGCACTTCGGCGGCGCGCTCGCCGCACCGGGCTGGCACGAAATCGCCGAGTGGCACGTGCGGAACCGGCGCCCGGACTACGAGTTCCTCGAGGACGTCCTGCCCGCCGAAACGATCGCCGAGACGTCCCGCCGCGGCCCGGTGACGCTCGGCTTCGGCGACGACGGCTGGCGCTAG
- a CDS encoding heavy metal-binding domain-containing protein — protein sequence MTTADPAAQHIPEDAMRRLAEMRPGQKTSLFTSDLSVNEFLLVREAGFRPLGLVLGSSIYHVGFQMGRWSKNQEMDRLSQAMYHARELAMSRMEAEADVLGADGIVAVRLEIEFKEFGSDLAEFIAIGTAVKADEPGEWRNNTGKPFTSDLSGQDFWTLVQAGYAPLGMVMGTCVYHIAHQRFRQMMGNIGQNVEIPQYTEALYDARELAMSRMQTEAEQLEAEGIVGVQLLSLPHRWGGHTTEFFAIGTAVKPLRADHHIAKPQLVLPLTD from the coding sequence GTGACCACCGCGGATCCCGCCGCGCAGCACATCCCCGAGGATGCGATGCGCCGGCTCGCCGAGATGCGACCTGGCCAGAAGACCAGCCTGTTCACGTCCGACCTGAGCGTCAACGAGTTCCTCCTCGTGCGCGAAGCCGGGTTCCGGCCGCTCGGGCTCGTGCTCGGCTCGAGCATCTACCACGTCGGGTTCCAGATGGGACGGTGGAGCAAGAACCAGGAGATGGACCGGCTTTCGCAGGCGATGTACCACGCCCGCGAGCTCGCGATGTCCCGGATGGAGGCGGAGGCGGACGTCCTCGGCGCCGACGGCATCGTCGCGGTCCGCCTGGAGATCGAGTTCAAGGAGTTCGGCAGCGACCTCGCCGAGTTCATCGCCATCGGCACCGCGGTCAAGGCCGACGAACCCGGCGAATGGCGCAACAACACCGGGAAGCCGTTCACCTCGGACCTGTCCGGGCAGGACTTCTGGACGCTGGTGCAGGCCGGTTACGCGCCGCTGGGCATGGTGATGGGCACCTGCGTCTACCACATCGCGCACCAGCGGTTCCGGCAGATGATGGGCAACATCGGCCAGAACGTGGAGATCCCGCAGTACACGGAGGCGTTGTACGACGCGCGCGAGCTCGCGATGTCGCGGATGCAGACGGAAGCCGAGCAGCTGGAGGCGGAGGGCATCGTCGGGGTGCAGCTGCTGTCGCTGCCGCACCGGTGGGGCGGTCACACGACCGAGTTCTTCGCGATCGGCACGGCGGTGAAGCCGTTGCGCGCCGACCACCACATCGCCAAGCCGCAGCTCGTGCTGCCCCTGACCGACTGA
- a CDS encoding nucleotidyltransferase family protein, which translates to MFTPGDRNLLREALIEAARSDERVTGAALTGSAALDAEDAWSDIDLAFAVAGEPEPVLADFTARIYREHGAVHHMDVVFERTVFRVFLLANTLQVDLAFWPEADFGATTPKFRLLFGTPQDRPQSPPPDARRLVDLAWLHALHARSSIERGRGWQAEYMIGRVREYALALTCLRHGVPAGEGRGLDQLPADVTRPFEATLVGGLGNLAGPFHAVTELLIGEIEAVDADLAARLAPLLREIS; encoded by the coding sequence ATGTTCACCCCGGGGGATCGGAACCTGCTCCGCGAAGCCCTGATCGAAGCCGCCCGGTCGGACGAGCGCGTCACCGGCGCCGCGCTCACCGGCTCGGCCGCGCTCGACGCCGAAGACGCGTGGTCGGACATCGACCTCGCCTTCGCCGTCGCCGGCGAGCCCGAGCCGGTGCTCGCGGACTTCACCGCGCGGATTTACCGCGAGCACGGAGCGGTGCACCACATGGACGTCGTGTTCGAGCGGACCGTGTTCCGCGTTTTCCTGCTGGCGAACACCTTGCAGGTCGACCTGGCGTTCTGGCCGGAAGCGGACTTCGGCGCGACGACGCCGAAGTTCCGGCTGCTGTTCGGCACGCCGCAGGACCGCCCGCAGTCGCCGCCACCGGACGCCCGGCGGCTGGTCGACCTGGCCTGGCTGCACGCCCTGCACGCGCGGTCGAGCATCGAACGCGGCCGCGGCTGGCAGGCCGAGTACATGATCGGCCGCGTCCGAGAGTACGCGCTGGCGCTCACCTGCCTGCGCCACGGCGTGCCCGCGGGCGAGGGCCGCGGCCTGGACCAACTGCCCGCCGACGTCACCAGGCCGTTCGAGGCAACGCTGGTCGGCGGGCTCGGGAACCTCGCCGGGCCGTTCCACGCCGTCACCGAGTTGCTGATCGGCGAGATCGAGGCCGTCGACGCGGACCTGGCGGCCCGGCTGGCCCCGCTCCTGCGCGAGATTTCCTAA